One region of Microbacterium sufflavum genomic DNA includes:
- a CDS encoding branched-chain amino acid aminotransferase — protein MTTIDAETSVAPLEFAVTKNLNAASPTRLAEVLENPGFGVVFTDHMVDICWSAKGGWHRPRVQPYGPIPLDPAASVLHYAQEIFEGIKAYRHADGSIHTFRPDRNAARLQASARRLALPELPTEYFIQSLRELIAVDGRWVPSGADQSLYLRPFMFAKEAFLGVRAAQKVAYYVIASPAGAYFSGGVKPVRIWLSEDYARAGKGGTGKAKTGGNYASSLLPQAEAAAKGCDQVVFLNEKRDVEELGGMNVVFVFKDGRVVTPESDSILEGITRDSLLQLAEDRGYTVEKRPISIDEWRQGVASGDIVEVFACGTAAVVTPIGALVGEGFDEPQPLGELALSLREELTDIQYGRREDKHGWLVRLDA, from the coding sequence ATGACGACGATCGACGCCGAGACGAGCGTGGCTCCCCTGGAGTTCGCCGTGACGAAGAACCTGAACGCCGCGAGCCCGACGCGGCTCGCCGAGGTGCTGGAGAACCCCGGGTTCGGGGTCGTCTTCACCGACCACATGGTCGACATCTGCTGGTCGGCCAAGGGCGGATGGCACCGTCCGCGCGTGCAGCCCTACGGCCCGATCCCGCTCGACCCCGCCGCGTCGGTTCTGCACTATGCGCAGGAGATCTTCGAGGGCATCAAGGCCTACCGTCACGCCGACGGGTCCATCCACACCTTCCGTCCCGACCGCAATGCCGCGCGCCTGCAGGCGAGCGCGCGTCGTCTGGCGCTTCCGGAGCTGCCCACCGAGTACTTCATCCAGTCGCTGCGCGAGCTGATCGCCGTCGACGGTCGCTGGGTGCCGTCGGGCGCCGACCAGAGCCTGTACCTGCGGCCGTTCATGTTCGCCAAGGAGGCTTTCCTGGGCGTGCGCGCGGCGCAGAAGGTGGCGTACTACGTGATCGCGAGCCCGGCCGGCGCGTACTTCAGCGGCGGTGTGAAGCCGGTGCGCATTTGGCTCTCGGAGGACTACGCCCGCGCGGGCAAGGGCGGCACCGGGAAGGCGAAGACGGGCGGCAACTACGCCTCGAGCCTCCTCCCGCAGGCCGAGGCCGCCGCCAAGGGCTGCGACCAGGTCGTGTTCCTCAACGAGAAACGCGACGTCGAGGAGCTCGGCGGCATGAACGTCGTGTTCGTGTTCAAGGACGGCCGCGTCGTCACCCCGGAGTCCGACAGCATCCTCGAGGGCATCACGCGCGACTCGCTGCTGCAGCTCGCGGAAGACCGCGGCTACACGGTCGAGAAGCGACCGATCTCGATCGACGAGTGGCGCCAGGGCGTCGCCTCGGGTGACATCGTCGAGGTGTTCGCGTGCGGGACGGCCGCCGTCGTCACCCCCATCGGTGCGCTGGTGGGCGAGGGCTTCGACGAGCCCCAGCCGTTGGGCGAGCTGGCGCTGTCACTGCGCGAGGAGCTGACCGACATCCAGTACGGCCGCCGCGAGGACAAGCACGGCTGGCTCGTGCGCCTCGACGCCTGA
- a CDS encoding MFS transporter translates to MTSSALTAAQQTAVQRRTVLVLSLGQVLGGIAFGATVSLGALLAADISGSDALSGLATASVTLGAALCAIPLARLAARLGRRRALTLGNLFALVGIAVVILAASVRVFPLLLVGILLIGAGNAGNLQSRFAATDLAAPQHRGRDLSIVVWSTTIGGVAGPLLLGPGEVVGHAIGMPPQTGSYVFSFVAQCAALVLYLVALRPDPLLAAQRLATQAAAATGTTAVDRPRVARYAIFAIAGSHVVMASVMAMTPVHLSHMAHGAHGAAAAPADVSALVGITIALHVGGMYALSPVFGVLADRWGRLRVVLLGQVLLGGALAFAVFTGTEAWGVMVALILLGLGWSAATVAGAALLTEASAPELRTRRQGRSDSLMSLSAAAGSVLAGIVLSNFQYAGLGIAASVLVLAIVVLSPLARTDAR, encoded by the coding sequence ATGACCTCCAGCGCCCTGACGGCGGCGCAGCAGACGGCGGTGCAGCGGCGCACCGTCCTCGTGCTGTCGCTCGGGCAGGTCCTCGGGGGCATCGCGTTCGGGGCGACCGTCTCGCTCGGTGCTCTGCTCGCGGCCGACATCTCCGGCAGCGACGCGCTCTCCGGGCTGGCGACCGCCTCCGTCACGCTCGGCGCGGCACTGTGCGCGATCCCGCTCGCTCGGCTGGCGGCACGGCTCGGTCGACGCCGCGCGCTCACGCTCGGCAACCTCTTCGCCCTGGTCGGCATCGCCGTGGTGATCCTCGCCGCCTCGGTCCGGGTGTTCCCGTTGCTCCTCGTCGGCATCCTGTTGATCGGTGCGGGCAACGCGGGCAACCTGCAGTCGCGGTTCGCCGCGACCGACCTCGCGGCCCCGCAGCACCGCGGCCGCGATCTGTCGATCGTGGTGTGGTCGACGACGATCGGCGGCGTCGCGGGACCGCTGCTGCTCGGCCCCGGCGAGGTTGTCGGCCACGCGATCGGGATGCCGCCGCAGACCGGGTCGTACGTGTTCTCGTTCGTGGCGCAGTGTGCCGCGCTCGTGCTGTACCTCGTGGCGCTGCGCCCGGACCCGCTCCTCGCGGCGCAGCGCCTCGCGACGCAGGCGGCCGCCGCCACCGGGACGACGGCGGTCGACCGTCCGCGGGTCGCGCGCTACGCCATCTTCGCCATCGCCGGTTCCCACGTGGTGATGGCGTCGGTCATGGCGATGACCCCGGTGCACCTGTCGCACATGGCGCACGGGGCACACGGCGCTGCGGCGGCCCCGGCCGACGTCTCGGCCCTGGTGGGGATCACGATCGCGCTGCACGTGGGGGGCATGTACGCGCTGTCGCCCGTGTTCGGTGTGCTGGCCGACCGGTGGGGGCGGCTGCGCGTGGTGCTGCTGGGGCAGGTGCTCCTGGGCGGCGCGCTGGCGTTCGCGGTGTTCACGGGAACAGAGGCGTGGGGTGTGATGGTCGCGCTCATCCTGCTCGGCCTGGGCTGGAGCGCGGCGACCGTGGCGGGCGCCGCCCTCCTGACCGAGGCATCCGCTCCCGAGCTGCGCACGCGCCGCCAGGGTCGCAGCGACTCGCTCATGAGCCTCTCGGCCGCCGCCGGTTCCGTGCTCGCGGGCATCGTGCTGTCGAACTTCCAGTACGCGGGCCTCGGCATCGCCGCCTCGGTGCTCGTCCTCGCGATCGTGGTGCTCTCGCCACTCGCGCGGACCGATGCGCGGTAA
- a CDS encoding 3-isopropylmalate dehydrogenase — MSRVVKLAVIPGDGIGPEVIAEAEKVLDAVTADSDVTFDKTRFSLGAGRFLETGDTLTDDDLAAISAHDAILLGAVGGTPGDPRLKNANIERGLLLKLRFTLDHYVNLRPSKLFPGATGPLADPGEVDFVVVREGTEGPYVGNGGAIRVGTPQEVANETSVNTAFGVERVVRYAFDLAERRRRKLTLVHKTNVLVHAGAIWQRIVNEVAAEHPDVTVDYLHVDAATIFLVTDPSRFDVIVTDNLFGDILTDLAGAVTGGIGLAASGNINPDGAFPSMFEPVHGSAPDIAGQQKADPTAAILSIALLLDHLGFAAESARVSAAVEADIAARSGARTTAEIGSAITARL; from the coding sequence ATGTCGCGTGTCGTGAAGCTGGCCGTCATCCCCGGTGACGGCATCGGTCCCGAGGTCATCGCGGAGGCGGAGAAGGTGCTCGACGCCGTCACCGCAGACAGCGACGTGACGTTCGACAAGACCCGCTTCTCGCTCGGAGCCGGCCGGTTCCTCGAGACCGGCGACACGCTCACCGATGACGACCTGGCGGCGATCTCGGCGCACGACGCGATCCTGCTCGGCGCGGTCGGAGGCACGCCGGGCGACCCGCGCCTGAAGAACGCGAACATCGAGCGCGGCCTGCTGCTGAAGCTCCGCTTCACGCTCGACCACTACGTGAACCTCCGCCCGTCGAAGCTCTTCCCGGGTGCCACTGGTCCGCTCGCCGACCCGGGGGAGGTCGACTTCGTCGTGGTGCGCGAGGGGACCGAGGGGCCCTACGTCGGCAACGGCGGCGCGATCCGCGTCGGCACGCCGCAGGAGGTCGCCAACGAGACCTCGGTCAACACCGCCTTCGGTGTGGAGCGCGTCGTGCGCTACGCGTTCGACCTCGCCGAGCGTCGGCGCCGGAAGCTCACCCTCGTGCACAAGACCAACGTGCTCGTGCACGCCGGGGCGATCTGGCAGCGCATCGTGAACGAGGTCGCGGCCGAACACCCCGATGTGACCGTCGACTACCTGCACGTCGATGCCGCCACCATCTTCCTGGTCACGGACCCCTCGCGTTTCGACGTGATCGTGACGGACAATCTCTTCGGTGACATCCTCACCGACCTCGCCGGCGCCGTCACGGGCGGCATCGGCCTCGCAGCCTCGGGGAACATCAACCCCGACGGCGCCTTCCCGTCGATGTTCGAGCCCGTGCACGGCTCGGCTCCGGACATCGCGGGTCAGCAGAAGGCCGACCCGACCGCCGCGATCCTCTCGATCGCGCTGCTGCTCGACCACCTCGGCTTCGCGGCCGAGTCGGCGCGTGTGAGCGCCGCGGTCGAGGCGGACATCGCCGCGCGCAGCGGTGCCCGCACCACCGCGGAGATCGGCTCCGCGATCACTGCCCGCCTCTGA
- a CDS encoding TetR/AcrR family transcriptional regulator, translated as MPRPPLAREKVLDAFEAILIDEGERAATLDATAKAAGVSKGGLLYHFHSKDDLEAGLVERLEHLTTLDLERMNAAEEGPVAYYVRTSVMEDDALDRALIATTRLAQGGSTRAADMLRETRRRWADTIRPHVRDTASLDLVMLVSDGLYFNNSLDVHGPERLVPRSDELADLIALVLRATA; from the coding sequence ATGCCCCGACCTCCCCTCGCCCGCGAGAAGGTTCTCGACGCCTTCGAGGCGATCCTCATCGACGAGGGCGAGCGCGCGGCCACGCTCGACGCGACGGCCAAGGCCGCGGGCGTCTCCAAAGGCGGGCTGCTGTACCACTTCCACTCCAAGGACGACCTCGAGGCCGGCCTCGTGGAGCGGCTCGAACACCTCACCACCCTCGACCTGGAGCGCATGAACGCGGCGGAGGAGGGCCCGGTCGCCTACTACGTCCGCACATCGGTCATGGAGGACGACGCCCTCGACCGCGCCCTGATCGCCACGACCCGCCTCGCCCAGGGCGGCTCGACCCGCGCGGCCGACATGCTCCGCGAGACCCGGCGCCGCTGGGCCGACACCATCCGCCCGCACGTGCGTGACACCGCGAGCCTCGACCTGGTGATGCTGGTCAGCGACGGGCTCTACTTCAACAACTCGCTCGACGTGCACGGCCCGGAGCGGCTCGTCCCCCGCAGCGATGAGCTCGCCGACCTGATCGCCCTGGTCCTGCGCGCGACCGCCTGA
- a CDS encoding fumarylacetoacetate hydrolase family protein, with product MKIARFSHDDAIMYGIIDERELVVLAGDPMFAGYETTGDRVPLTEAKLLAPVIPRSKVVCVGKNYHDHAAEMGGVAPEEPLLFLKPNTAVIGPDDAIVRPTALSERTEYEGELVVVIGKIAKNVTAENALDYVLGYTIGNDVTARDLQRKDGQWSRAKGFDTFCPLGPVIETDFDASTAIIETRVNGEVRQHAPLTDMIHSVADIIAYASAVFTLLPGDVIMTGTPAGVGTFTAGDVVEVEISGLGILRNTARDAVPAT from the coding sequence ATGAAGATCGCCCGGTTCAGCCACGACGACGCCATCATGTACGGGATCATCGACGAGCGCGAGCTCGTGGTGCTGGCGGGGGACCCGATGTTCGCCGGGTACGAGACCACCGGCGACCGGGTGCCGCTCACCGAGGCGAAGCTCCTCGCCCCCGTGATCCCGCGCTCCAAGGTCGTGTGCGTCGGCAAGAACTACCATGACCACGCCGCCGAGATGGGTGGGGTCGCGCCCGAGGAGCCGCTGCTGTTCCTCAAGCCGAACACGGCCGTCATCGGCCCGGACGACGCGATCGTGCGTCCCACCGCCCTGTCCGAGCGCACCGAGTACGAGGGTGAGCTGGTGGTCGTGATCGGCAAGATCGCCAAGAACGTCACGGCGGAGAACGCCCTTGACTACGTGCTCGGCTACACGATCGGCAACGACGTCACCGCGCGCGATCTGCAGCGCAAGGACGGACAGTGGTCCAGGGCGAAGGGCTTCGACACCTTCTGCCCGCTCGGCCCCGTGATCGAGACCGACTTCGACGCGTCGACGGCGATCATCGAGACCAGGGTCAACGGCGAGGTGCGGCAGCACGCGCCGCTCACCGACATGATCCACTCGGTGGCGGACATCATCGCGTACGCCTCGGCCGTCTTCACCCTTCTCCCCGGTGACGTGATCATGACGGGGACCCCGGCGGGTGTCGGCACGTTCACGGCGGGCGACGTCGTGGAGGTGGAGATCTCCGGCCTCGGCATCCTCCGCAACACCGCGCGCGACGCCGTTCCCGCGACATGA
- a CDS encoding MFS transporter has protein sequence MSRTASIPTTETEAPRVGARGWAALVVLMLPVLLVSVDNTVLSFALPEISISLAPTGAEQLWIIDVYPLVLAGLLVTMGTLGDRFGRRKLLLIGATGFAVVSALAAFAPTAGLLIAARALLGFFGAMLMPSTLSLLRSIFQNRDQRRMAIAVWASAFSAGAALGPIVGGFLLEHFAWGSVFLLAVPVLIPLLIGAPLLVPESRDPHPGRIDPLSIALSMAAMIPVVYAIKSFAVDGPSLYAGGWAVLGLAMGALFVRRQLRSDVPMLDMALFRRGSFSGAILVNLLSVVALVGFLYFVSQHVQLVLGLSPMMAGLALVPGMAAMIVAGLTVVPISRRVPPHVLIPAALVFSVVGYLIVAMTTHDHGVVPLILAFAVLGIGIGAAETISNELILSSAPAAKAGAASAVSETAYELGAVLGTAILGGLITAFYRGALVLPEGLPADVAHAAQETLAGAYTAAQQLPSQLGDALWQAAADAFGSGVTVTSLIGAGLVVIAAVIAAVTLRKAPTH, from the coding sequence ATGAGCCGTACTGCGTCGATCCCGACGACAGAGACGGAAGCCCCGCGCGTCGGCGCCAGAGGGTGGGCGGCGCTCGTCGTCCTCATGCTCCCCGTGCTGCTGGTGTCGGTCGACAACACGGTGCTGAGCTTCGCCCTGCCCGAGATCTCGATCTCGCTCGCACCCACCGGTGCCGAGCAGCTGTGGATCATCGACGTGTACCCGCTCGTGCTGGCCGGACTGCTGGTGACCATGGGCACGCTCGGTGATCGGTTCGGGCGGAGGAAGCTGCTGCTCATCGGAGCCACGGGGTTCGCCGTGGTCTCGGCCCTCGCCGCGTTCGCTCCGACGGCCGGTCTCCTCATCGCCGCCCGCGCCCTGCTCGGCTTCTTCGGTGCGATGCTCATGCCCTCCACGCTGTCGCTTCTGCGCTCGATCTTCCAGAACCGCGATCAGCGGCGCATGGCGATCGCGGTCTGGGCGTCCGCGTTCTCCGCCGGTGCGGCCCTGGGGCCGATCGTCGGCGGGTTCCTGCTCGAGCACTTCGCGTGGGGCTCGGTGTTCCTCCTCGCTGTACCGGTGCTGATCCCGCTGCTGATCGGCGCACCGCTGCTGGTGCCCGAGAGCCGTGACCCGCATCCCGGTCGCATCGACCCGCTGAGCATCGCCCTGTCGATGGCGGCGATGATCCCGGTCGTCTACGCGATCAAGTCGTTCGCGGTGGACGGGCCCTCGCTGTACGCGGGGGGATGGGCCGTGCTCGGCCTCGCGATGGGCGCGCTGTTCGTGCGGCGTCAGCTCCGCTCCGACGTCCCGATGCTCGACATGGCGCTGTTCCGAAGGGGCTCTTTCTCCGGGGCGATCCTGGTGAACCTGCTCAGCGTGGTCGCCCTGGTGGGCTTCCTCTACTTCGTGTCGCAGCACGTGCAGCTCGTGCTCGGGCTCTCGCCGATGATGGCCGGGCTCGCACTCGTGCCCGGCATGGCGGCGATGATCGTGGCCGGCCTCACGGTCGTGCCGATCTCGCGTCGCGTGCCGCCGCACGTGCTGATCCCCGCGGCGCTGGTCTTCTCCGTGGTCGGCTACCTGATCGTGGCGATGACGACGCACGACCACGGTGTCGTGCCGCTGATCCTCGCGTTCGCGGTGCTCGGCATCGGCATCGGCGCCGCGGAGACGATCTCGAACGAGCTCATCCTCTCCAGCGCTCCGGCCGCGAAGGCCGGCGCGGCCAGCGCCGTGTCCGAGACCGCGTACGAGCTCGGCGCCGTGCTCGGCACCGCCATCCTGGGCGGCCTCATCACGGCGTTCTACCGCGGAGCGCTCGTGCTTCCGGAGGGGCTGCCCGCCGACGTCGCGCATGCGGCGCAGGAGACGCTGGCCGGCGCGTACACCGCGGCGCAGCAGCTCCCGTCGCAGCTCGGAGACGCGCTGTGGCAGGCCGCCGCCGACGCGTTCGGCTCCGGGGTGACGGTGACCTCGCTGATCGGCGCCGGGCTCGTGGTCATCGCCGCGGTGATCGCCGCCGTCACACTGCGCAAGGCACCCACGCACTGA